The window tcTTATTTTAGTATTTCACTTTTCAAAATAACCTTATATATATCTTTTTAAATACAAACTTTATTCTCAATTCTTAAATCTCTATTTTATTACTTTGCTTTTTAGTCAATTCTGAGATTTTActatctttttctttttttcttctagagaaaatattaatcataataatttattctaaataaaatattgatgaattgttttaaataattttagacTTAGTcaaacaacatcataaataaataagatTATATTGTTTACCTTATTCTTTTCCCAACGAGAAGCAACAGAGATGATACTCCTCATATTGGagaaaaaatcaaatattacctatatttttttaatattctaTAGATTCCAAATTACATAACCTCGTACTTAAAAGTTATTTCTTCTAGCTTTGATGTGCTATACACAACGAATATACATAAGCGTGCAGCTAATGCAAGATTCAGGAAAACTTCCGACCTTCAAAATTTCATCTCCTGTAAGCAGCGGACACGAACATGCTACCTATCGATCACCAGAGTAGTACATATGGGTTATTATTCGGCTAAAGTTTACTAGCCGAATTTACTCCCCTGTATGTGTTATATTTCAAGAACTCGTGTTCCCAGATGATGCTTCATTGAGCATTCAGGGCTGAACCAGTTTTTGGAATCACCAGCGATGGTAAATCCCTGATCCTATACCCATTACCCCAGAAAGATGCTAGGCAAAGACCCATGATAGCCATAGCAACGACTGAGCAAGCAGGGGGGACGGCTTGAGTGCTTCCGAGGAATTGGGTTGCTAGGAGTCCCGCCAGCGTAGAACTTTGCATCCCCGTGCACAATGAGATTGTCCTACAGGCTTCTTCCTCTAACCTGTCATCATATTGTATCACTTTAGCCTGTTTAATAATGATGATTTGGGCAATCAATGCTGCggggataatttttttttctggtaaaaaaaaaacaaattgggCGAAATTCAGgacaaaagaatttaaattgGAGTGGCGATGGCACCTCTCCCTCCTCCTTCAATTCATGGTGATGTTTAACTGACATTTAACCATTCTTCCTACACCTCATAGAAAGATTATAATATTGGAATCACCAGAACCCTTATCCGACATTCAAAGTGAATCAAATCACCTCCACAAGTTCAAAACATCACCAAGTAGATGCAATCATTAACCACTCGTTTTTTCTAACCAAGAATCAGATATTCTGAATATCACACATCTCGAAGAAAAAAATCCCAACAAGTTTTGTATAGTCTGAGTATCTATGCATGCATTCTCTGACAGCCATAGACCGTGTCATTCCTATGGGACTTTAGCTCCGAAGAATCCCAAGTGGCTCCAACAGTAGATACTGAGAATCCTCATTAAACATCAACAAAATGGTTTCAACCATAAACCTCTCTGTATCAAATTATTTCATCATGCAAGACAGTATTCATTTGTGTCACCACTATTAGATCAATAGATGCCTAGATTGTTTATGTACCATGAAATATGGTTCAATAATGACTAGCAAACAAGTAAATGAGCATAGAAACTACACAATGATAGTAAAACTGTTACATTATTTGGACCCACAAAGAAAGTATAGTTGAAATAATACTTGCCTGAATGGTTGAATTTTGGATATCCAATAACCCAAAGCAAATGCCGCTGTATGAAATGATAATACAGGGCCGATCAGTCTCAATCCCTCTGCAGAAAGAATTTGACTTCTATTTATAGCAAGAGGGCTTCCAATGCACAAGGACGTACAAATCATCGCGACAAATGTCATCACTGGTTGTAGAATAGTCACAACCGGTCTGGCATAAGTGTTGATCAACAAGCCAAGTGTTACTGGAGCAAGAACTACCTGCAAAAGAAAATTCATGAGAAATATAATACACTGGGCAATTACAATTGAGTCCCAACAAGCATGATTGTGCACATAAATTGTTTCGAGATAAATTTCCCAGAACGCataaaagaaaagagaaaaataaatctgataaatGCCTACTCTATTAAGCCTTAGATACCTGCAAAATCGATTTTGACATTGCAACAGCATCAACTGGAACGACAGAACCAATAAGAAGGCCAGTTAAAACAGGAGTAACAAGGACTGATGCCATGGTAGATGAGCTGGTCAAGAGGATGCTCAAAGCCACATCTCCTTTGCCCAAGAAGCTGGCATAACTAGATAATTGAGCTCCCGCCACACATGACATTAGAACAAAACCAGCAAAGAACATTGGGGACATTCCAAATGCCCGGGCCATGAACAACCCAAGTGCTGGCTTCAGTAAATACTGTGCAATAAAGCCAATGGACAACGGCACAGGTCTGTAACAGATAGAAACACTCATAAGTTCCATATGTTGTTATATTTAGATAAATGGAACCAATGTTAACCAAATATATGGATAACGAAAGGAAAGGAGCAGAGAAAAGTTTAACCAAATATACGAATAACGAAAGGAAAGGAGCAGAGAAAAGTTTTGACCTCTTAAATGCCAGAGTAAAATCATCGATTGAAAGTTTAATTCCAATAGACAACATAATGCCTCCAAGTGCTGGCGCATATAAATCCTTTGACACCCTGCAGGTTCTTCTATCATTTACAAACAAGAAGAATGTGCACATCTTAAAAAAGTATCAACGCTAATTAACTACGATAATAAGAATCTAGAGGTTATTATCATTAATTTTCAATTATCACATAAATCATGGAATGAAACAGATAAATTTTTACTATGCATGTGCAGTTATTACAAGAAGTTGCTATACCCGAACAAAGTTCCTTGAAATAAATGTACAGTACTATCTTATCATAATCTTAAAGGCCCGAAACACCCCACCCCCACCAAAGAAGAACAAAAAAAACACAGTAATAAATATTCAGTCGTTAAGCACATGTTTATACTTTATAGGAAGAGTCGTGGTCGTGGTTGCAATAACCACCTATCCACTTCCATGGCAATTTCTTGTAGTGGTCTTGACTATTCCATGTATAACCGCATCATACAACTCTAAAACActtacaattaaaaaaaaaaatattgtaacaAGTACAAAAGTAAAGCATTTTGAATATCATATCATAACTATAGAAGGCAAAAAGCAATATATAAATACCAAAAATGTATTTTAATAGTTCAAGAAGAACCATAATGATGTTCATGATATATATCACTTTTGCTCTCCTATGTCAATGGACTATAACAAACAATAGCATCCAGAGCAAAATCACATATATACAAAATCCAATTCTACTTGAGAAGATATTATTCTCATATATACACAATCTCCGTTTCATTATGTGCCATGTTAGTGACCGGCTTCCATCAATTTTTAGGTGTTTACACTCCATATGCATTCCGTAGCACTAATTTATAAGCCTCACTAGAGCACATTGGAATATGATTTCAATCACGAAAATAATTTCGCAAAGCAAACTCCAAAACGAGACCCAATCCTAAAGGCCTATTTAACAAATTTGGCAGCAAAATTTCGAATCTGTTCTTGTATGTACTGAAAATTTACTTGTATAATTTGATGTTTCCAGTCATGCTCACCATGTGAAAGTTGAAGGCTGGTAAAGGGCAGCTACGGCAGTGAGAGCAACAACAAATGGAAGCAGAGCAGACAAGAATTGAGAAGCATCAGATTTCGTTTCAGCTTCCACAAAACTCTTGGGATCCACACCGAACGAAAGCAATGAAAAGTTCCCCTCTCTTTTGTGCCACCCAACTTTCCCAATGAAAGGCGATGAAGTCGAACATGCAACAGCAAACAAAGTCCCTCCATTAAAATTCTTCGTGTTCCTCGGAATCACTTTTCGAATTGAAGCAAAAGAATGATCCTTTAAACTGCAGGACACAGAAGTTTTAGGTGATGATGACTGGAAAAGTGAAGTCTTGTTGGAGGTTTGGAGGGAGAAAAATGATATTGTAGACATTATTGAAGCGGGTTTTCTCCGGGCAGAGGGCAGAGTATTCGCTCGCCGAAGAAGAGAAGAGTTTCCCGGCGAGGGAACGGCGGTGTGGGGGAGGAGGGGGTGGACGGGTGGGGATAAGGTAATAAAAGTGAGTTAACTGTAAAGCGTTGATATTTTcctttatattatattatattatttatatcaatTTGTTCGCACAAAGGGTTCACAATTATCCTtccaatattatattttatatagtcTTTTCTATATATGTTATTTAactaaatttattatatattacataaatatataaaataaataaattagtaaACTAAATATTCCAGAAAAATCTATACAagtttatttcaaaaaatttactTAGAAATTTATCAAGAAAAAAATGAGTCATAATGATATTTTCTGAGACACATATgcatttgaaattatttatttatattattttacatctaattaatttaatatttaattattttcaaaggtcttacttttaatttttataatttggatgtcttaattataaatataaataattatatgaAATTCATAAGTTATAAGTTATGTTCTTTGAAACGTCCGCTGTTTAAACTAcaactagaatttttttttttgaaagctACTACtcgaaattttatatttaaacaCATGAATGCAATACTGCTGAAAATTACATTTAAAATACCAGTAATCAACTAACAAGTAAAATATGGCAGTTAAAAATCCATAACAAATCTTCATCCCCAATGTTACgtttttaaagaaataattcAAATATGAAATATGTGTAAAGTTCAACCCGActatcaacatataaaacgatagcgtataaaaataaatatccaaataattcctatttcaaaaatatgatgTGCAGAAGaaataaggtcctcgggttaacgTGCGCACATCCATCCTCGTCTACTCAGTCTTCGgtgcctccagtctcctcatcgatatgctcacctgcatcattcacaaccagtgagtctaaagatttAACACACCTGTAATattataacaagtacatatacataacaagaAACGATGAAAAGTACtctaataaaaatacattttatgatCGTAAAAGTCGCATGCATAATCATAACCTATCGaagcataaatattttcatatcacATCACATCACATCCACATGTACATGTTCgtttttcttaatttgaattccgtttATTAGTTGTGGCTTTCatatcatcatgtcagtcgatggatccatctatatgtAACCGTGGTACCCGACGGGAGGGACATCTGCGGCACCATTACCGTCCACTGGGCCCTAGCCTTCAATGTCATTGTATTCGTCACAACCAACACTCgtatttcaaaacatgtaatcatattcatcacttaataaaaccaTGCATgtacatgaattttttttaaaatcaagcatgcatcgtatttttcatattttcatgaAAAGTCATATTCATGATAACATAATacttaaaacatgtcaaaacttgTTTAGGGCACAGACATGACTAAAAACTCGACCTaggtgcaaaatgatcattttgcccctagaaaccctaatTTACCATTTTATCCCTGAACatcaaaatttcgacccgaatcCAACCAAGCTCCTTAAAaagcataaaaacataataataagcatttattagacgtaaactcgaacccgtttcaaaacttatacgattcgttttaaaacttggaccaggGTCCCaggtctcggttttaacccgaatcaatctgaaacttaaccaaatttttctCAATTTAAACCATGACCCAACCATGCACTACCAGCCCCTAAAACACCTAGACCAGACCATTTAATACCCTCTAACAGCCCCAGAATTTTGATGGAATTTTACTGCACATGCCAACCACAAAGCCCTAACGCATCAAACCATAAACCGTCGACTCTAGCCCACACGAAGCCGGACCAGCTTCGAACCAGCATACCCTAGGACCAAGACCGAGCCTAGGACCCCTTCTCTGGACCACTCACTCGAGCCCACAGCCATATACACTCGACTTCACGTGCATGACCAAGAGGTGCTTTCCCGGCGCGCTTACGAGCCTCCAAGCCTTTTGATCCTATTCTAGACCAAGATAGCCACGCTCCAGCCATTATGAACCATGGCTTGGACCCTCCAGGTTCTGTACCACAGTCCTGAACAGCCCCTTGCATGGCAGCTTCAACCCTTTAGTCGATCTAGCCCTAGTTTCATGACAAATCGAATGCATAAACGTTTTAGCATTCAAGGACCGAGCAATATACATACATAGCACAAATTTCAGCATAAGTACGACGTGAATGATGGAAAAATAACATACATGACGTGACTTAACGTTTTTGTGATAAAAAACTCGAAGGTATGCGCATAGGACTTGCACCGGAGAAGCAGGGAAGAAATTTCTCTTGAAAACTAGGAGAAAACCGAGAGGAGTTGCTGGAAATGGCCGAGAGAATGCTGCTGAATGAGAGAattttaggtttagggttagggtttgatGCTGTAGGTTTTAAATAGAAACTCAAGAATAAATGAGccctaataaaaatttaaatgaagTTAAAGGGTTTTGGGCCCACTAAGCACTAAAATAAACCCATCAAGCCCAAACAcactcccaaaaaatatttcatttcggtatgtttttaaaaatattgcccgaaccttcaaaagtcccccgattcacTAAAATTTACGTATTAGTTAAAAATATAACCCGACGAATAAAAATACCAACCAAGGCCCATTTTCAAAAACTATACTTGAAACAtctcatattaaataattaaggttaattattcaataaaatatttttcctgattATACCCGGTCTCCGTTTCCCGTTCGAGCgcaaaatgcaacttaaaaccctaatgcatTAAACTTTAAAATACCCATGTAACAACACCTAACCATGAAATAttcatgcattaaatgcataaaaatcattaaacacatatttttataaaaccctagattgcatgctgTTGGGTTATGTAGTTCAAATTTCCTAGACCTTACAATTCTCcacccttaaattgaatttcgtcctcgagaTTTAAAACTGTGAAGTTCCGAAAATTTTAGATCCATATGAACCACGTGTGTGCAAGTTaataaatttcttatgtattttattaaaggattttaatgcatgcttatttcattatattaattatttatgtttaattgatgcaAGATAAAatgtttcttgagttttatgtttcaggcgattattcgatgcgagaTCGATGAATGGAGACCGGGacaatttttagtaaattttaaaaagtgttattttattttaagttaggtttgagacattttaaatgatttatgaagttttaatattttaaagcttaatttaatttattaagtgattttaagattttaaacttttGAGATTTAAAACATGtataatttaattcaaatttaggGATGATTTTTAGTGATTTAATGGagagattttattttaagttaggattgggtattttaaataatttatgaagttttaatagtagtaaagcctaatttaaatattaagttattttaggagtttatatttttaaaagtttattaatagtggattttattttaagttagggaTGTATTATTTGTAGTAAAgagttatcatttttttatttagtatagtaattgattattagtattttattttattaagttaaaatccttaattatttttaattaaataatttatttaaatttacaaGCACACACACTTTGAATATTTTATACACATGTATTATTCATTTTATTCTTAGTCAAACACATTAACCATTTGTCTCCTAATGCACACATACacatattcaaatattttaatttaaatttacacACAACTCACACATTCACACACACAAATACACgtacacacacacatgcaaaACAAAACACAAAAACAAACCTTTCAAACCTTTTGACTAAGGAGATGGAAATGTTTCCCAAACTCTCCATTCTCAATCACTTCTCCAATTATTTCCTCTCCCCTCTCCCTTCATCAAACGCATCTTCTTTATAAAATTCCAGCAAGTTTAGTTTAGTTTATTCAAAGAAAAATAGAGCAAAGTTCATCCCGtatcgtctccgcttcggtatcgtcgttacggtatttttaaatatcaaaaggcacgtataatctgttcttgctgcatcgatcatgtcatattatgtgttgagttgtttttaagcataaaaatgtatatatgatgtagaagtttgagcaagaaatgtattgaatatgttttgaacaaattttagatccgaaaactcatgttttgatgttctttcgaaaactgcaatttttcggtatatattttgagaaaactttcaactacaaaaacgtagatctttttgatacgtttgatttgatataaaattcgagttatttagattaaaaacgagcgagttatggtgtttttagtatgactacTCAAATTAGATCCGAAAATTTCTGTTTTGATGCTCTTTCGAAAACTGTAATTTTgcggtacatattttgagaaaactttcaactacaaaaacgtagatctttttgatacgttcgatttgatataaaatttgagttatttggattaaaaacgagtgagttatgatatttttcgtatgactgctcaaatcgtgtttcaagaaagttatgaattttaatgtgtttttgaagtttttatgttgcaggctttgttggggatcgatgggtgatcgttgctgcatataagaaagttagtaatgatgtttagagtatttttgaggtttcgattcatgtcgttaagagcttgaattattaagaagtcgtaagaaataaactttaatataaatgacagtATTTTTGGGTCGTATAAATTGTAAggtgattataaaagtttagttcattgttatggtgtcctagaatggtctcatagtgttgaatcttgatgcattatgtgttaattgggagaatagacatgtcataaaattttcatcaaataaTTCGTTGGGCAGACGGACACGGACCCAGAGACGGAGGTTAGCACGAGGTTCGTGCCTTCTCATTTCTTCGACACATATTTAAACGCACAGACACGTAACCCTACATGGCTACATGGACCTAGGGACgaggtccgtgccccttctttTACATGACACATATGAGGCAGTACCTACACGAACCCGGGGCCTGACctgggtacggggtccgtgtagcttcagtttttgggataaatattttatcactTAAGGTTTGGTTTGAGGTTTTATGCTATGATTTAACATTGATGTTTTACAAGGTCAAGTGGTGagaaattatagaatgttctaagaatttatttagcttgAGATTAAGCATGACttttacgtttaagttgtacaCGTTAAGCttatgaattcatgttagtatgttgcagcaacgacacgattgacatccaacgaatccctcagcgccaagtaagtatgtatgacgtgcaaagaaaatatttgaagtttttgaggtatgctaaatgtcttgtgaccaaaagtgaatgggtttggaagtcggtgaacgtggccgaggacctctccaccccgttaaattatgaacgggtttgaagttaggattggaaagcgttaaattatgaacggggaccaatccgcccgttaaattatgaacatgttagatcgtggttgtgaagcgttaaattatgaacgtggatcaactggcctgttaaattatgaacagggatctcatgtatgtggcagtggatacgtccctgtcagcccagtaccgtggtttgtctgatcagatatttattatgttatgggtcacttgctttgaaacatcctctacgcaaaatgatgaagttaagtatgttgaagtatgaaagcatgtttaaagaaaagtttatgtgatggcacgtcatattatgtatgcatgtatgttcaaagtttatgcaaagctcaagtatatgaaagttcaagttattatgcaagttcaagtttcaaagtatgtatgttcaagttcaaagaagtttatgagagttcaaagttattatgaaagtttaagtttattaagagttcaagtttattacgcaaagtttaagtttcaagtatatatgttatattttgaagttgtatgtggttttattatgtaatactcgttattcccagtttatacgtgttgagtctttagactcactagacttgatcgatgcagatgcttatgttgatgaggagacaggaggtggcgaccaagtggcaggcttggactgagcgggaggctaaacccgaggaccgccatgtttacgtttttatgcaaagtttaaaaatactctgatttatatgatgtgatgggagatgttttgagcaagtattttgttagcagattttattggtgatgttgaatttcaaatattttatgaacgaCTCTTTTGACAACCTTTTCTTATGGGGGATTTGGTTGTGGTA is drawn from Primulina eburnea isolate SZY01 chromosome 10, ASM2296580v1, whole genome shotgun sequence and contains these coding sequences:
- the LOC140803174 gene encoding probable sodium/metabolite cotransporter BASS3, chloroplastic, which produces MSTISFFSLQTSNKTSLFQSSSPKTSVSCSLKDHSFASIRKVIPRNTKNFNGGTLFAVACSTSSPFIGKVGWHKREGNFSLLSFGVDPKSFVEAETKSDASQFLSALLPFVVALTAVAALYQPSTFTWVSKDLYAPALGGIMLSIGIKLSIDDFTLAFKRPVPLSIGFIAQYLLKPALGLFMARAFGMSPMFFAGFVLMSCVAGAQLSSYASFLGKGDVALSILLTSSSTMASVLVTPVLTGLLIGSVVPVDAVAMSKSILQVVLAPVTLGLLINTYARPVVTILQPVMTFVAMICTSLCIGSPLAINRSQILSAEGLRLIGPVLSFHTAAFALGYWISKIQPFRLEEEACRTISLCTGMQSSTLAGLLATQFLGSTQAVPPACSVVAMAIMGLCLASFWGNGYRIRDLPSLVIPKTGSALNAQ